The Syntrophorhabdaceae bacterium genome includes the window TTCCCACATACCTTAAGAGCGCTCTCAAGCAAGATCCTGAGAAAAGTCGAAGAGGGCGCCTTTCTCGACGAAACTATCGACGGCTACTTTTCGAGACAGCCACTTTCGGAAAAAGAAAGAGCGTTGATTTACCAGATCACCTCCGGCGTGATACGCTGGAAGGGTTATCTCGACTGGGTGCTCTCCACGTACGCCCGTAAAGAAATCAAGAGAGACCTAAGGCGCATGCTCTCAATCAGTCTCTATCAGATTGCCTTCATGAAGAAGGGCGATTATCACGTAGTCAACGAAACGGTGGACTACGTGAAGAGAGAAAAAGGACAGGCAACCGCAAATTTTGTTAATGCGATGCTGCGAAGATTCATCCGCGAGAAAGATTCCGGATCATTCTCCAAAGAAGAGGCGCTCAGCCGCTCGTTCCCTGCATGGCTCGTCAAACGCTGGCAGTCAAGGTTTGGCGACTCAGATACCGCAAAGCTGCTTTCAATCCTCAACGAGACCCCACGCTTCACGCTTAGGGTCAACCTTTCAAGGCTCTCTCTCGAACAGGCGGCCACCCGCCTTTTCGAAGAAGGCATACCAACGCAACCGGGACAGCTTTCGGCATCTGCGCTCTCTGTGGACAAGCTCGCGCCTGTGCTCGTAAGCAGGCTTTTTGCGGAGGGTATCGTGAGCGTCCAGGACGAGATGTCGCAGCTCGCGGGATTCGCCGCGGCGAAGGCCACGAGCACACGTATCCTGGACGCCTGCGCGGGACTCGGAACCAAGAGCCGGCAGATTCGCGAAATCTGTCCTCACGTCCTGGTTGTTTCCATGGACAATGAGATGAAAAGGCTTGGACGTGCGGGCACAGACTGCATACGGGTGCTGGCAGATGCGACCCGCAGTCCTTTTAAGAAGGATGTCTTTGACACCATACTGCTCGACGCACCGTGTTCGTCGCTCGGCGTTCTCAGGAAACACCCTGAAATCAAATGGCGCAGGCATAGGGAAGATATTATCTCTTTCGGCAATTACCAGCTTTCGTTGTTATCGAACTTATGGCAGAATCTCGCCCGGGGCGGCCACATGATTTACAGCGTCTGTTCCTTCGAACCGGAAGAGACTCTCGACGTCATTGAGAAATTCAAGAAAGCGGGGAAGTTTACCCTTGAAAATCCCCTGCCATTTCTGTTTAATAAGGAATATTACTTGTCGTTGCCGCATGAAACAGGGACGGACGGGTTCTTTATCGCAAAGATGAAAAAAACATGAAATCTCAAAGAATCATAAGGCTCCTTCTCTATGTACTGACACCCGTCCTGGTATTTATCCTTTCAACCTATTTCACCATCAGTCTCGTGCTCAAAACCCAGCAGACTACTGTCTGTCCCGATGTACGGGGTAGGACCGTCGATGAGGCGAGAGTCATGGTGAGGACGAGCGGTCTCTCCCTTTCGGTCTTAAGATACGAGAGACGAAATGATGTGCCATACAACCACATCACGATTCAAAAACCAGAGGCCAACATCAACACACGCAAGGGTAGGATCGTCTATGTCATCGTGTCGGAAGGACCGGAACTTTTGAAAACACCGGGCTTTGTCGGTCAATCGCTCGAGGATGCGCAGGTGACGCTTCAGGAGAAGAAGCTCACCCTGGAGAAAATCATTAGCGTGCCTCACACAAGAGGGGGTAAGGTCCTTGCACAGATACCGGCTGAAGGGACGGAAGTCCTGGAGCAGAGCGGGGTGACGCTTATCGTTGGGGAAGAACCCAAGGCATACTACCTGCTCC containing:
- a CDS encoding PASTA domain-containing protein, with product MKSQRIIRLLLYVLTPVLVFILSTYFTISLVLKTQQTTVCPDVRGRTVDEARVMVRTSGLSLSVLRYERRNDVPYNHITIQKPEANINTRKGRIVYVIVSEGPELLKTPGFVGQSLEDAQVTLQEKKLTLEKIISVPHTRGGKVLAQIPAEGTEVLEQSGVTLIVGEEPKAYYLLPDTRNMNPGDLTDEMDAKKIKYKTNYVRDDRAARGGFDISVAPRTIFTSADEITINLY
- a CDS encoding transcription antitermination factor NusB, yielding MDDRFPHTLRALSSKILRKVEEGAFLDETIDGYFSRQPLSEKERALIYQITSGVIRWKGYLDWVLSTYARKEIKRDLRRMLSISLYQIAFMKKGDYHVVNETVDYVKREKGQATANFVNAMLRRFIREKDSGSFSKEEALSRSFPAWLVKRWQSRFGDSDTAKLLSILNETPRFTLRVNLSRLSLEQAATRLFEEGIPTQPGQLSASALSVDKLAPVLVSRLFAEGIVSVQDEMSQLAGFAAAKATSTRILDACAGLGTKSRQIREICPHVLVVSMDNEMKRLGRAGTDCIRVLADATRSPFKKDVFDTILLDAPCSSLGVLRKHPEIKWRRHREDIISFGNYQLSLLSNLWQNLARGGHMIYSVCSFEPEETLDVIEKFKKAGKFTLENPLPFLFNKEYYLSLPHETGTDGFFIAKMKKT